The proteins below are encoded in one region of Delphinus delphis chromosome 4, mDelDel1.2, whole genome shotgun sequence:
- the NECTIN3 gene encoding nectin-3 isoform X1, whose translation MARTLGPAPLCPGGGKAQLSSASPPGAGLLLPPPTPPPLLLLLFPLLLFSRLCGALAGPVIVEPHVTAVWGKNVSLKCLIEGNETITQILWEKIHGKSAQTVAVHHPQYGFSVQGEYQGRVLFKNYSLNDATITLHNIGFSDSGQYICKAVTFPLGNAQSSTTVTVLVEPTVSLIKGPDSLIDGGNETVAAICIAATGKPVAHIDWEGDLGEMESTTTSFPNETATIVSQYKLFPTRFARGRRITCVVKHPALEKDIRYSFILDIQYAPEVSVTGYDGNWFVGRKGVNLKCNADANPPPFKSVWSRLDGQWPDGLLASDNTLHFVHPLTFNYSGVYVCKVTNSLGQRSDQKVIYISDPPTTTTLQPTIQWHPSTADFEDLATEPKKLPFPLSTLATIKDDTIGTIIASVVGGALFVVLVSVLAGIFCYRRRRTFRGDYFAKNYIPPSDMQKESQIDVLQQDELDSYPDSVKKENKNPVNNLIRKDYLEEHEKTQWNNVENLSRFERPMDYYEDLKMGMKFVSDEQYDENEDDLVSHVDGSVISRREWYV comes from the exons gtGCCTTAGCTGGACCAGTTATTGTGGAGCCACATGTCACAGCAGTATGGGGAAAGAATGTTTCGCTGAAGTGTTTAATTGAAGGAAATGAAACTATAACACAAATTTTATGGGAGAAGATACATGGCAAAAGTGCACAGACTGTTGCAGTTCATCATCCTCAATATGGATTCTCTGTTCAAGGAGAATATCAGGGAAGAGTCTTGTTTAAAAACTATTCACTTAATGATGCAACAATTACTCTACATAACATAGGATTCTCTGATTCTGGACAATATATATGCAAAGCTGTTACCTTCCCACTTGGAAATGCTCAGTCCTCTACAACTGTAACTGTATTAG ttGAACCCACTGTGAGCCTGATAAAAGGGCCAGATTCTTTAATTGATGGAGGAAATGAAACAGTAGCAGCCATTTGTATCGCAGCCACTGGAAAACCAGTTGCACATATTGATTGGGAAGGTGATCTTGGTGAAATGGAATCCACTACGACTTCTTTTCCAAATGAAACAGCAACAATTGTCAGCCAATACAAGCTTTTTCCTACCAGATTTGCTAGAGGAAGGCGGATTACTTGTGTTGTAAAACATCCAGCCTTGGAAAAGGACATCCGATATTCTTTCATATTAGACATACAGT aCGCTCCTGAGGTTTCAGTAACAGGCTATGATGGAAACTGGTTTGTAGGAAGAAAAGGTGTTAATCTCAAGTGTAATGCTGATGCAAATCCACCACCCTTCAAATCTGTGTGGAGCAG gttGGATGGACAGTGGCCTGATGGTTTATTGGCTTCAGACAATACTCTTCATTTTGTCCATCCACTGACTTTCAATTATTCTGGTGTTTATGTCTGTAAAGTGACCAATTCCCTTGGTCAAAGAAGTGATCAAAAGGTCATCTATATTTCAG ATCCTCCTACTACTACCACCCTTCAGCCCACCATTCAATGGCATCCCTCAACTGCTGACTTCGAGGATCTAGCAACAGAACCAAAAAAATTGCCCTTCCCATTGTCAACTTTGGCAACAATTAAGGATGACACAATTGGCACAATCATTGCTAGTGTAGTGGGTGGGGCTCTCTTCGTAGTACTTGTAAGTGTTTTGGCTGGAATATTCTGCTATAGGAGAAGACGGACGTTTCGTGGAGACTACTTTGCCAAGAACTACATTCCACCGTCAGATATGCAAAAAGAATCACAGATAGATGTTCTTCAACAAGATGAGCTTGATTCTTACCCAGAcagtgtaaaaaaagaaaacaaaaatccagtGAACAATCTAATACGGAAAGACTATTTAGAAGAGCATGAAAAAACGCAGTGGAACAATGTAGAAAATCTCAGTAGGTTTGAAAGACCAATGGATTATTATGAAGATCTAAAAATGGGAATGAAGTTCGTCAGCGATGAACAGTATGATGAAAATGAAGATGACTTAGTTTCACATGTAGATGGTTCCGTAATTTCCAGGAGGGAGTGGTATGTTTAG